In a single window of the Melissococcus plutonius ATCC 35311 genome:
- a CDS encoding glycosyltransferase, protein MKKAPISILMSVYQKEKTKYFTEAIESILAQTIQPEEIFLVIDGPLTTELDTIIANYKRCLGHQLTICKLKQNQGLGVALAKGVSLCRNELIARMDADDIMVNNRLEIQLKEFQEEPNLVIIGTDIIEFSHNIENVTGKRIVPKTNEEIRAFSKKRNPFNHMTVMYKKSAILAVGNYLPLKGFEDYYLWVRLLKKGYEGKNIANILVYARAGDKMYMRRGGVSYLFPGLRGRWYIYKDGIGNFIDYMLSSTVHVVISLMPNRFRGLFYKKILRK, encoded by the coding sequence TTGAAAAAAGCACCTATCAGTATATTGATGTCTGTTTACCAAAAAGAAAAAACTAAATATTTTACTGAAGCAATAGAAAGTATTCTTGCTCAAACTATCCAACCAGAAGAGATATTTTTAGTCATCGATGGGCCATTAACTACAGAATTAGATACTATAATTGCTAATTACAAACGATGTTTGGGACATCAATTGACAATTTGTAAGTTAAAACAGAATCAGGGACTTGGTGTAGCGCTCGCAAAAGGCGTTAGTTTATGCAGAAATGAATTAATTGCTAGGATGGATGCTGATGATATCATGGTTAATAATCGCTTGGAAATTCAGTTGAAAGAATTTCAAGAAGAACCAAATTTAGTAATTATTGGAACAGACATAATAGAATTTAGTCATAATATAGAAAATGTTACTGGAAAAAGAATTGTACCAAAAACAAATGAAGAAATACGCGCATTTTCTAAAAAAAGAAACCCATTTAATCATATGACAGTAATGTATAAAAAGTCAGCTATTTTAGCAGTAGGTAACTATTTACCTCTAAAAGGATTTGAAGATTATTATTTATGGGTACGTTTACTTAAAAAAGGATATGAAGGTAAGAATATTGCAAATATTTTAGTTTATGCTAGAGCAGGAGATAAAATGTATATGCGGCGTGGTGGAGTAAGTTATTTATTTCCTGGATTGAGAGGACGATGGTATATTTATAAGGATGGAATTGGTAATTTCATAGATTATATGTTGTCCAGTACGGTCCATGTGGTGATTAGCTTAATGCCTAACAGATTTCGCGGCTTATTCTATAAAAAAATACTAAGAAAATAA
- a CDS encoding glycosyltransferase family 2 protein translates to MVKQVYSDCSLSIIVPVYNVEKTIERAVKSIINQSYKNLEIILVNDGSTDKSGQIIEKLAEDYNIISAYHKENGGLSSARNYGIARASGEIIGLLDSDDYYMPDFFEDVIPYFNQEELDIVAFGFVKGNDKLKKYYLPEQKTLSNTQAIIKELFINQSVDFYAWNKFYRRKLFKNIKYPEGRLYEDVIPTYELMKKTRKVQYLSIAGLFYYQNPESIIYQQFNPRQYDNIDQRIVLLKKIRQEFPELTNLAYKKLIDGYLSTGFKLTTKTKDSRDQKKYLKKLRNEIKQQYFKLMTTSSPLTKKLALNLLYINAPLYNKLYKLILKK, encoded by the coding sequence ATGGTAAAACAAGTTTATTCTGATTGTTCTTTGTCAATAATTGTCCCAGTTTATAATGTTGAAAAAACTATAGAAAGAGCAGTAAAAAGTATTATTAATCAATCATATAAAAATCTAGAAATTATTTTGGTAAATGATGGTTCCACTGATAAAAGTGGTCAAATTATTGAAAAATTAGCAGAAGATTATAATATTATTTCTGCCTATCATAAAGAAAATGGTGGATTATCATCAGCAAGAAATTATGGTATTGCTCGAGCAAGTGGTGAAATAATTGGATTATTAGATAGTGATGATTATTATATGCCTGATTTTTTTGAAGATGTTATTCCTTATTTTAATCAAGAAGAATTAGATATAGTTGCTTTTGGTTTTGTAAAAGGAAATGATAAATTGAAAAAATATTATTTACCTGAACAAAAAACATTATCAAATACACAGGCAATAATAAAAGAATTGTTTATTAATCAAAGTGTAGACTTTTATGCTTGGAATAAATTTTATCGTAGAAAACTTTTTAAAAATATAAAATATCCAGAAGGAAGATTATATGAAGATGTAATTCCCACTTATGAATTGATGAAAAAAACTAGAAAAGTGCAATATCTTTCAATCGCTGGCCTTTTTTATTATCAGAATCCAGAAAGCATTATTTATCAACAGTTTAATCCTAGACAATATGATAATATTGATCAAAGAATAGTTTTATTAAAAAAAATTAGGCAAGAATTTCCTGAATTAACAAATCTAGCCTATAAAAAATTAATAGACGGATATTTGTCAACTGGATTTAAATTAACAACAAAGACGAAAGATAGTAGGGACCAAAAAAAATATTTAAAAAAATTAAGGAATGAAATTAAACAACAATATTTTAAACTAATGACAACATCTTCTCCTCTAACAAAAAAATTAGCACTCAATTTGCTATATATTAATGCTCCCTTGTATAATAAATTATATAAATTGATTCTTAAAAAATAG
- a CDS encoding IspD/TarI family cytidylyltransferase: MITAIIIAGGVGKRMGQEIPKQFIIIDGKPIIIYTLISFQNHPQIDKILVVCKSGWEGTMWAYIKEYNISKVEWVIAGGKTGQESINAGVQFLKQFANNEDIIVIHDGIRPLVEEIVLSDVIVKCRKFGNAVSSLPYNEQIFIKKTDETTQKYIDRETLRRVATPQAYNYGKLIQSYDRAFKEGIGISESSYTNTMMVDLGETLHFALGSDKNIKLTTLDDLELFKGYLRMKTE, translated from the coding sequence ATGATTACTGCAATTATCATTGCTGGTGGTGTTGGAAAGAGAATGGGACAAGAAATCCCAAAACAATTTATTATTATTGATGGAAAGCCTATTATTATTTATACATTAATATCCTTTCAAAATCATCCACAGATTGACAAAATTTTAGTTGTTTGTAAGTCTGGTTGGGAAGGAACGATGTGGGCATATATTAAGGAATATAATATTTCTAAAGTAGAATGGGTAATTGCAGGAGGAAAAACTGGACAAGAATCTATTAATGCTGGTGTGCAATTTTTGAAACAATTTGCCAATAATGAAGATATCATTGTAATTCATGATGGAATTAGGCCATTGGTAGAGGAAATTGTCCTTTCTGATGTTATTGTAAAATGTAGAAAATTTGGTAATGCTGTTAGTTCACTTCCCTATAATGAACAGATTTTTATAAAAAAAACAGATGAGACAACACAAAAATATATAGATAGAGAAACTTTAAGAAGAGTCGCTACACCACAGGCTTATAATTATGGAAAATTAATTCAATCATACGATCGAGCTTTTAAAGAAGGAATCGGAATTTCTGAATCTTCTTATACAAATACCATGATGGTTGATTTAGGAGAAACACTACATTTTGCTCTTGGATCCGATAAAAATATTAAATTAACTACTTTAGATGACCTAGAATTATTTAAGGGTTATTTAAGAATGAAAACTGAATAA
- a CDS encoding NAD-dependent epimerase/dehydratase family protein — MYIKDILYEQDVERVLQTVMNWQQLNGKTFLIIGASGMIGTFVIDVLMRYNEQNDAGLKILALGRNRKRLEKRFSSYCLLSNFYVLEEDITNELHLPINCDYIFHGASNTHPLAYAEDPIGTIMTNLLGTQRVLKYASSHDCARVLFMSTVEIYGENRDNVESFKEDYCGYIDCNTLRSGYPEGKRASESLCQAYIAKYGIDIVIPRICRTFGPTMQINDSKASSQFIKNAVNNEDIILKSKGEQFFSYGYVGDVVSALLFILIHGKNGEAYNIASEKFNVHLNELAESLASISGKKVIYQLPDEKEQLGFSKVKNAILSSEKLNDLGWTPKFSLIEALEHTVRILKDIKK; from the coding sequence ATGTATATAAAAGATATTCTCTATGAACAAGATGTAGAAAGAGTACTTCAAACAGTGATGAATTGGCAACAATTAAATGGAAAAACCTTTTTAATCATTGGTGCTTCTGGTATGATAGGTACATTTGTAATTGATGTTCTTATGAGATATAATGAGCAAAATGATGCTGGGTTAAAAATTTTAGCATTAGGAAGAAATAGAAAAAGATTAGAAAAACGATTTTCCTCTTATTGTTTGTTATCTAATTTTTATGTTCTTGAAGAAGATATTACAAATGAACTGCATTTACCTATTAATTGTGATTACATATTTCATGGTGCAAGTAATACTCATCCCTTAGCCTATGCCGAAGATCCAATTGGGACGATCATGACAAATTTACTAGGAACGCAAAGAGTACTTAAATATGCTAGTTCACATGATTGTGCACGTGTTTTATTTATGTCTACTGTTGAAATTTATGGAGAAAATAGAGATAATGTTGAATCTTTTAAAGAAGATTATTGTGGATATATTGATTGCAATACGCTTCGATCAGGATATCCAGAAGGAAAAAGAGCCAGTGAGTCATTATGTCAGGCATATATTGCCAAATATGGTATCGATATTGTTATTCCAAGAATTTGTAGAACGTTTGGGCCAACAATGCAGATAAATGATTCAAAAGCTTCCTCACAGTTTATTAAGAATGCTGTAAATAATGAAGATATTATTTTAAAAAGTAAAGGGGAACAGTTTTTTTCTTATGGCTATGTTGGAGATGTTGTTTCTGCGCTTTTATTCATATTAATTCATGGGAAAAATGGTGAAGCATACAATATTGCCAGTGAAAAATTTAATGTTCATTTGAATGAACTAGCTGAAAGTCTAGCAAGTATTTCTGGAAAAAAAGTCATTTATCAATTGCCAGATGAAAAAGAACAATTAGGTTTCTCAAAAGTCAAAAATGCTATTCTTTCTTCCGAAAAACTAAATGATTTAGGATGGACACCAAAATTTTCCTTGATTGAAGCACTAGAACATACGGTAAGAATTTTAAAAGATATCAAAAAATGA
- a CDS encoding O-antigen ligase family protein: MEKSKAVFSHIRSWYIIYFGIILIAKEIGPYDFLPAIINNLFVWPAALIGLIFIAYDLIQPVRYKKKIDYNIFLLLFIGVMCVTTIINRQYGLFANIKLIMNEAIYFFVIYRFGQTQTNAMLTIQRFVKILIGLWLIFVTISLGMFLTQTKYSFTLKNRFHPLRLGFLENRLFGVFSDPNFASTISLIVIIMSLYYLFAIKIKISIKVFLAINVFFQLLFILLSGSRTGMIELTIGLAFFLFIYCYTTNLMHIKNSKANFFSSLLLSLFISVTVYFLLEILKDFIAMMYTHLIQITHKQGGKAKNVTLIRNDVSDDSANELSNGRIEMWKNAIEIFRQNWLIGVGPSREGIVAYSKKFFPTNVLARTGMTIHSCFFHALAGTGLLGTLSFFIFIIQKAFSTIKYSLVIKNPINNIYFYFILCILAVSINAFLAPEIILVNKIGAFIFWLFLGSLTTKFKKKI; this comes from the coding sequence TTGGAGAAAAGCAAAGCTGTTTTTTCACATATTAGAAGTTGGTATATAATTTATTTTGGTATTATTTTAATTGCTAAAGAGATAGGACCTTATGATTTTTTACCGGCAATAATAAATAACCTATTTGTCTGGCCTGCTGCCTTAATAGGATTGATTTTTATTGCTTATGATCTTATTCAACCTGTTCGATATAAAAAGAAGATAGATTATAATATTTTTTTATTACTGTTTATTGGAGTGATGTGTGTAACAACTATTATTAATAGACAGTACGGTTTATTTGCCAATATAAAATTAATCATGAATGAGGCAATTTATTTTTTTGTTATTTATAGATTTGGACAGACACAAACAAATGCAATGCTAACCATTCAACGTTTTGTTAAAATACTGATTGGTTTATGGCTTATATTTGTTACAATATCTTTAGGGATGTTTTTGACACAAACAAAATATAGTTTTACTTTGAAAAATAGATTCCATCCTCTAAGATTAGGTTTCTTGGAAAATCGTTTATTTGGTGTATTTTCAGATCCAAATTTTGCGAGTACAATATCCTTAATAGTTATTATTATGTCTTTATACTATTTATTTGCTATTAAAATAAAAATAAGCATTAAGGTTTTTTTAGCAATTAATGTATTCTTTCAATTATTATTTATTCTTCTATCTGGTTCAAGAACTGGAATGATTGAGCTAACAATTGGCTTAGCATTTTTCCTATTTATTTACTGCTATACAACAAACTTGATGCATATAAAAAATTCTAAAGCTAATTTCTTTAGTTCTTTATTGCTGTCATTATTCATAAGTGTAACTGTTTATTTCTTATTGGAAATATTGAAAGATTTTATTGCAATGATGTATACTCATCTTATTCAAATAACTCATAAGCAGGGTGGTAAAGCGAAGAATGTTACATTAATTAGAAATGATGTTTCGGATGATTCAGCAAATGAGCTGTCTAATGGTCGTATAGAAATGTGGAAAAATGCGATAGAAATTTTTAGACAAAATTGGTTAATAGGTGTAGGACCTTCAAGGGAAGGTATAGTTGCCTATTCTAAAAAATTTTTCCCAACGAATGTTCTTGCTAGAACAGGTATGACAATTCATAGTTGCTTTTTTCATGCATTGGCAGGTACCGGTTTATTAGGTACACTTTCATTTTTTATATTTATAATTCAAAAAGCATTTTCTACTATCAAGTATAGCCTAGTCATTAAAAATCCGATAAATAATATATATTTTTATTTTATATTGTGTATTTTAGCAGTGAGTATAAATGCTTTCTTGGCACCTGAAATTATCTTAGTCAATAAAATTGGTGCTTTTATTTTTTGGTTATTTTTAGGAAGTCTAACTACTAAATTTAAAAAGAAGATTTAA
- a CDS encoding CDP-glycerol glycerophosphotransferase family protein, with product MFNLINKFFQNYRNIIDRICAYSIFYVLYPILFFIPIKRNKVVVSNFWGRSYGDNPKYICNYLLSTNWDIDIVWLCNKDIINLNKDDFPKGIRLVKNRSFQALLELHTAKIWIDDCRKSFYPKKRKQQFYLQTWHAGFGLKRIEHDTEQNLTPRYIKMAKKDSKMCDLLIFEHSKLFKNIGKTFWYDGEIFRDGIPKNDIIVKPTTDIIEKVHNFYNIAKDKKIILYAPTFRVDYDLKINPLFLERIIETANLYFHEKYVLILRLHPNDKYLKDKILNSINNSDILDGSVYNDMQELLSTCNMLITDYSSTIGEMLVANKKCFIYAYDYEEYMEDQGLVMELTELPFPVTKTENELLESIKNFNSIKYENRLSNFKKKWDIYESGQASKELGDRLLQEMQQYKEN from the coding sequence GTGTTCAATTTGATAAATAAATTTTTCCAAAATTATAGAAATATTATTGATCGGATATGTGCATATAGTATATTTTATGTACTTTATCCGATATTATTCTTTATACCAATTAAACGCAATAAGGTGGTTGTTTCAAATTTTTGGGGAAGGAGCTATGGAGATAATCCTAAGTACATCTGTAATTATTTATTGTCAACAAACTGGGATATAGATATTGTTTGGTTATGTAATAAAGATATTATAAATTTAAATAAAGATGATTTCCCAAAAGGAATTCGTTTAGTCAAGAATCGTTCCTTTCAGGCTCTCTTAGAATTACATACTGCTAAAATTTGGATTGATGACTGTAGAAAAAGTTTTTATCCTAAAAAACGAAAACAACAATTTTATTTACAAACTTGGCATGCTGGTTTTGGTTTAAAACGAATTGAACATGATACAGAACAGAATCTTACTCCTCGATATATAAAAATGGCAAAAAAAGATTCAAAAATGTGTGATCTATTAATTTTTGAGCATTCAAAGTTATTTAAAAATATAGGAAAAACATTTTGGTATGATGGTGAAATCTTTAGAGATGGTATTCCTAAAAATGATATTATTGTTAAACCAACGACAGATATAATAGAAAAGGTACACAATTTTTATAATATTGCTAAAGATAAAAAGATTATTTTATATGCGCCCACCTTCAGAGTAGATTATGATTTAAAAATCAATCCTTTATTTTTAGAAAGAATTATTGAAACTGCTAATCTGTATTTTCATGAAAAATACGTTCTGATTTTAAGATTGCATCCAAATGATAAATATTTAAAAGATAAAATATTAAATTCAATTAATAATTCTGATATTTTAGATGGTTCAGTCTATAATGATATGCAAGAGCTGTTAAGTACTTGTAATATGTTAATCACAGATTACTCTTCTACAATTGGAGAGATGCTTGTAGCAAATAAAAAATGTTTTATTTATGCTTATGATTATGAAGAATATATGGAAGATCAAGGCTTAGTAATGGAATTAACAGAATTACCATTTCCAGTAACAAAAACAGAAAACGAATTATTAGAGAGCATAAAAAATTTTAATTCAATTAAATATGAAAATAGATTAAGTAATTTTAAGAAAAAATGGGATATTTATGAATCTGGTCAAGCGAGTAAAGAATTAGGTGATCGCTTATTGCAAGAAATGCAACAATACAAGGAGAATTAA
- a CDS encoding flippase has translation MKNLAKNFLSNALYQIFTIIFPLLTMPYIARVLGAEQLGIYNYTYAIAIYFAMFVKLGADHYGNRSIAKVGTDLNKRSEVFWEIFGVQFLNGIFCTLTYLLFIFLFIKNNQKIAYLQVFLIISYSLDINWFFYGVEQFNIVILRNTMVKIFTIICVFLFVKNIGDVWVYTVIINAGSIIGFLVTWVQLKSYVRFNYIFKCMSLKKIFSHLRPTFVLFIPIISASIFTSFTTILLGQITNMKNVGFYDAGSKVLSMPKSVIAALGTVMLPKMAAAYENEKSKKLANEYLDISIVFVSFLSIVFTFGLLSISNEFILLFYGNGYLKSISVLNFLVIYLPFYALGNVIRTQYLIPQSKDRPFVISVLLGAIASVIVNLILIRPLGIVGASLGTVASEVVLALYQIFAARKEIDLKKFIGPLILFFAAGLTMWGLLNVIPLAIHSAMIKIILRIIIGAVIYLAICGFYFMYSKNSTIKLIRHALLKNSTKKISNLGK, from the coding sequence ATGAAAAATTTAGCTAAAAACTTTCTTTCTAATGCTTTATATCAAATTTTTACTATTATTTTTCCTTTATTAACTATGCCTTATATTGCAAGAGTATTAGGGGCCGAACAATTAGGAATATATAATTATACTTATGCAATTGCTATTTACTTTGCAATGTTTGTTAAATTAGGTGCAGATCATTATGGAAATCGTTCCATTGCTAAGGTAGGAACAGATTTAAATAAGCGTAGTGAGGTATTTTGGGAAATATTTGGTGTACAATTTTTGAATGGAATTTTCTGTACATTGACTTATTTGCTATTTATATTTTTATTTATAAAAAACAATCAAAAGATTGCTTATTTACAAGTATTTTTAATTATCAGCTATTCATTAGATATTAATTGGTTTTTCTATGGAGTTGAACAGTTTAATATTGTTATACTAAGAAATACCATGGTAAAAATCTTTACAATTATTTGTGTTTTTTTATTTGTAAAAAATATTGGTGATGTTTGGGTTTATACAGTTATCATAAATGCTGGATCAATCATTGGTTTTTTGGTTACTTGGGTTCAGTTAAAGAGTTATGTAAGGTTTAATTATATATTTAAATGTATGAGCTTAAAAAAAATATTCTCACACTTACGTCCAACATTTGTATTGTTTATTCCTATTATATCTGCGAGTATTTTTACAAGTTTTACAACCATTCTTTTAGGTCAGATAACGAATATGAAAAATGTTGGTTTCTATGATGCAGGTAGTAAAGTTTTATCTATGCCTAAAAGTGTCATTGCCGCTTTGGGGACAGTAATGTTACCAAAAATGGCTGCAGCATATGAGAATGAAAAATCAAAAAAATTGGCAAATGAATATTTGGATATTTCGATTGTATTTGTTTCCTTTTTATCAATTGTATTCACTTTTGGATTACTAAGTATTTCGAATGAATTTATTTTATTATTTTATGGAAATGGCTATCTAAAAAGTATTAGTGTATTGAATTTTTTAGTGATTTATCTTCCATTTTATGCGTTAGGTAATGTAATTAGAACTCAATATCTAATTCCTCAATCTAAAGATAGACCGTTTGTTATTTCTGTTTTATTGGGTGCCATTGCAAGTGTAATTGTAAACTTAATTCTTATTAGACCACTGGGTATTGTTGGAGCGTCTTTAGGAACTGTTGCTTCTGAGGTCGTATTAGCACTCTATCAAATCTTTGCAGCAAGAAAAGAAATTGATTTGAAAAAGTTTATAGGACCTTTAATTTTATTTTTTGCTGCTGGACTAACTATGTGGGGTCTTTTGAATGTTATTCCTTTGGCAATACATTCTGCTATGATTAAAATTATTCTTAGAATAATAATCGGTGCTGTAATTTATTTAGCAATATGTGGTTTTTATTTTATGTATTCTAAGAATTCAACGATTAAATTGATCAGGCACGCACTTTTAAAGAATTCTACGAAAAAAATCAGTAACTTGGGCAAGTAA
- a CDS encoding NAD-dependent epimerase/dehydratase family protein, translating into MKTILVTGGAGFIGSTLANKLSKKNKVTIIDDLSMGKIDNIQLHENITFIKGTVTDGHLMKTIFLETKFDYIFHLAAIASVADSVEHPIETHKVNFESVLQLLELIKNYQPDLKRLVFTSSAAVYGDEKSLPKREESVIRPLTPYAVDKFAAERYVLNYCNLYKIPTSAVRFFNVYGPNQNPNSPYSGVISIMMDCYKKILAGETVTFKMYGDGQQSRDFVFVDDVVQALDLVANATESLGEVYNVATGCKTSLLDLIAIFDNLLSVKLPIKFESSRIGDIKDSYADITKIKNLNYQPQFCLYEGIKKYVTYELQREE; encoded by the coding sequence TTGAAAACAATTCTAGTTACTGGTGGAGCTGGATTTATCGGATCAACATTAGCTAATAAACTATCTAAAAAAAATAAAGTAACCATCATAGATGATTTATCTATGGGAAAAATAGACAATATTCAATTACATGAAAATATAACCTTCATTAAGGGAACAGTAACAGATGGTCATTTAATGAAAACTATTTTTCTCGAAACTAAATTTGATTATATCTTTCATTTAGCTGCGATTGCTAGTGTAGCAGATTCTGTTGAGCATCCAATTGAAACGCATAAAGTAAATTTTGAAAGTGTCTTACAATTACTTGAATTAATTAAAAATTATCAACCAGATTTAAAACGCCTTGTTTTTACTTCCTCTGCTGCTGTTTATGGAGATGAAAAGTCATTGCCCAAACGAGAAGAATCGGTGATTCGTCCGCTAACTCCCTATGCTGTAGATAAATTTGCTGCTGAAAGATATGTTTTAAATTATTGTAATTTGTATAAAATACCAACTAGTGCAGTGCGTTTTTTTAATGTTTATGGACCAAATCAAAATCCAAATTCTCCTTATTCTGGTGTTATTTCAATTATGATGGATTGCTATAAAAAAATTCTGGCTGGTGAAACTGTTACTTTTAAGATGTATGGAGATGGTCAACAATCTAGAGATTTTGTTTTTGTTGATGACGTTGTTCAAGCTTTAGATTTAGTAGCAAATGCTACAGAATCATTGGGTGAAGTCTATAATGTTGCTACTGGTTGTAAGACAAGTTTGTTAGATCTTATTGCTATTTTTGATAATTTATTATCTGTAAAATTACCTATTAAATTTGAATCATCAAGAATAGGGGATATTAAAGATTCCTATGCTGATATTACTAAAATAAAAAATCTTAATTATCAACCCCAATTTTGTTTATATGAAGGCATAAAAAAATATGTGACCTATGAATTACAAAGGGAGGAATAA